In Bacillus sp. FJAT-45037, the following are encoded in one genomic region:
- a CDS encoding O-methyltransferase, with protein sequence MISSEVETYLKSLVPKRDPRIEEMEQYAKEHQVPIMDLVGMESLLQQLKLIQPKRILEIGAAIGYSSIRMADALPDAGVVTIERDEPRYMEALENIRKNELADRIQVRFGDALDLAETLESEDLFDVLFIDAAKGQYQRFFDLYGKMVKPGGVVFSDNVLFRGLVAEDVIEEKRLRSIVKKLRIYNEWLMSHPDYETRILPVGDGLAISIKK encoded by the coding sequence ATGATTTCATCTGAAGTAGAAACGTATTTAAAATCACTCGTTCCAAAGCGCGACCCGAGAATCGAGGAGATGGAACAATACGCCAAAGAACATCAAGTGCCGATTATGGATTTAGTCGGGATGGAGAGTTTGTTGCAGCAGCTTAAGTTAATTCAACCTAAACGCATCTTAGAAATTGGAGCAGCGATTGGTTATTCATCGATTCGAATGGCCGATGCCCTACCAGATGCTGGGGTTGTAACGATTGAACGCGATGAACCTCGGTATATGGAAGCTTTGGAAAATATACGTAAAAATGAGCTTGCAGACCGAATACAGGTACGATTTGGTGATGCGCTTGATTTAGCCGAAACACTTGAATCTGAGGACCTATTTGATGTATTATTTATTGATGCCGCCAAAGGGCAATATCAACGTTTTTTCGACTTGTACGGAAAAATGGTAAAACCAGGCGGAGTTGTTTTTTCTGACAATGTTTTATTTAGAGGTTTAGTAGCCGAAGATGTAATAGAGGAAAAGCGATTACGATCGATAGTGAAGAAGCTACGAATATACAATGAATGGTTAATGTCGCATCCAGACTATGAGACCCGGATCTTACCAGTCGGAGATGGACTTGCGATTAGTATAAAGAAATAG
- a CDS encoding peptidase U32 family protein codes for MSKKPELLVTPKDIQAVERLLHAGADALIIGEQRYGLRLPGEFTREDIQAATELAHKVGKKVYVAMNALFHNDRVGELADYIAFLRDTGVDAIVFGDPAVLMTVREVAPDMKLHWNTETTATNWFTANYWGRKGAKRAVLARELNMDSIVEIKEEAEVEIEVQVHGMTCMFQSKRTLIGNYMKFQGKNLAVERTDQSRNMLLFDEERNAKYPIFEDENGTHIMSPNDIAIIDELEEMIDAGVDSFKIEGILKSTDYMEKVVKLYREAIDLCVDERETYEEKKDELLEQVEAVQPEDRKLDTGFFFKETVY; via the coding sequence ATGAGTAAAAAGCCTGAATTGCTTGTTACACCTAAAGATATACAAGCAGTAGAGCGATTACTACATGCAGGAGCAGATGCATTAATCATTGGTGAACAACGTTACGGACTACGTTTACCAGGTGAATTTACAAGAGAAGATATTCAAGCAGCAACAGAGCTTGCTCATAAAGTAGGGAAAAAAGTGTATGTCGCAATGAATGCACTCTTTCATAATGACAGAGTGGGAGAGTTAGCGGACTATATTGCTTTCTTACGTGATACAGGTGTGGATGCGATTGTCTTTGGTGACCCAGCGGTTCTAATGACAGTGCGAGAAGTAGCACCAGATATGAAGCTACATTGGAATACAGAAACAACAGCAACGAACTGGTTTACAGCTAATTATTGGGGCCGTAAAGGAGCAAAGCGTGCCGTCTTGGCTCGTGAGCTTAATATGGATTCCATTGTTGAAATCAAAGAAGAAGCAGAAGTTGAGATTGAAGTTCAAGTACATGGGATGACGTGTATGTTCCAATCTAAGCGCACGCTTATCGGAAACTATATGAAGTTCCAAGGGAAAAACTTAGCTGTAGAGCGTACAGATCAATCTCGCAACATGTTGTTATTTGATGAGGAACGTAATGCAAAATACCCTATTTTCGAAGATGAAAATGGAACTCATATTATGAGCCCGAATGACATTGCGATCATTGACGAATTAGAAGAAATGATTGATGCAGGTGTTGATAGCTTTAAGATTGAAGGCATCTTAAAATCAACGGATTATATGGAGAAAGTCGTGAAACTTTACCGTGAAGCGATTGACTTATGTGTGGATGAACGTGAGACATATGAAGAGAAGAAAGACGAGTTACTTGAACAAGTGGAAGCCGTACAACCTGAAG